In Afipia carboxidovorans OM5, the sequence CGGATTCGGAGGCGATGAAAACAATGCGACCCCAATTGCGCTCCAGCATGCCCGGCATGTAAGCGCGCGACAGCCGGACGCCCGACATCACGTTGACGTTGAAAAAGCGGTGCCAGTCCTCGTCGGGAATATCGAAGAACGGTTTCGGTTCGAAGATGCCGGTATTGTTGATGAGGATATCGACCTTCGGCACGGCCTTCACCAGTGCGGCGCAGCCCTCCGCTGTGGAGACATCGGCAGCAACGCCCCTCACCTTCGCAGAAGTTGCAGCCTTACCGAGAGAGGCAACGGCCTGATCCACTTTCGCCTGTCCGCGACCGTTGACGATCACGTCTGCCCCGGCCAACGCGAGGCCTTTTGCGATGGCGTGGCCGATGCCGCTAGTCGAGCCGGTGACGAGCGCGGTTGTGCCGGACAAATCGATTTTCATGAATGCCTCCTTCGCTGTGCTCTTTCATA encodes:
- a CDS encoding SDR family NAD(P)-dependent oxidoreductase; this translates as MKIDLSGTTALVTGSTSGIGHAIAKGLALAGADVIVNGRGQAKVDQAVASLGKAATSAKVRGVAADVSTAEGCAALVKAVPKVDILINNTGIFEPKPFFDIPDEDWHRFFNVNVMSGVRLSRAYMPGMLERNWGRIVFIASESAIMIPKEMIHYGMTKTAQLSISRGLAEMTKGTAVTVNAVMPGPTMSEGVETFVKDLAKQNGQSVETAAAEFIRQHRPSSLIQRFASVDEIANMVVYVASREASVTNGAALRAEGGLVPTIA